The proteins below are encoded in one region of Bdellovibrio bacteriovorus:
- a CDS encoding TIGR02147 family protein, with protein METLKVKRKKIVAANFRQLLQAELTERCRLNPSYSLRSFARSLNVEPSSLSQMINGKRPITAKMKLRLGAALGLNTEQIRRLPSEDFPEEREPKNLTLDTFAAIADWYHYAILELTHVDGFQPNIAWIAQRLGITRTEANIAVERLFNLQLLKKTSQGQWLDTSDNGELTHLTPRQTSDAARTYQCQLLELSKKTVQEVPLDRRNHTSATFCFDPEDLPQAAQRITEFRRAFAREFKPKKSKEVFQIQISFFPLTKLKG; from the coding sequence ATGGAAACTCTCAAAGTAAAGCGTAAAAAAATCGTCGCCGCAAATTTCCGTCAGCTTTTACAGGCCGAACTGACAGAGAGATGTCGACTGAATCCCAGCTACTCATTAAGATCGTTTGCCAGATCCCTGAACGTAGAGCCTTCTTCGCTCTCTCAAATGATTAACGGCAAACGCCCTATCACCGCCAAAATGAAACTTCGTCTGGGTGCCGCCTTAGGGCTTAACACCGAACAAATTCGTCGCCTTCCCAGCGAAGATTTTCCCGAGGAACGCGAACCGAAAAACCTCACCCTGGATACCTTTGCGGCTATTGCGGATTGGTACCACTATGCCATTTTGGAGTTAACTCATGTCGACGGTTTTCAACCTAACATTGCCTGGATCGCCCAACGCTTGGGTATCACGCGCACAGAGGCCAATATTGCCGTTGAGCGACTTTTTAATCTTCAGCTTCTAAAGAAAACTTCGCAAGGACAGTGGCTCGACACCTCGGACAACGGTGAATTGACCCATCTGACTCCTAGGCAAACTTCCGATGCAGCTAGGACTTACCAGTGTCAACTTTTAGAGCTTTCAAAAAAGACCGTGCAAGAAGTGCCGCTGGATCGACGCAATCACACCTCGGCCACATTTTGTTTCGATCCCGAAGATCTGCCTCAGGCGGCACAGAGAATTACGGAATTTAGACGGGCCTTCGCCCGCGAATTTAAACCTAAAAAAAGCAAAGAAGTTTTTCAGATTCAAATCAGTTTTTTTCCACTCACTAAATTGAAAGGTTGA
- a CDS encoding RNA polymerase sigma factor, with protein sequence MSAKTAESFHKLYEVHATKVRGLLFRLAGEGPLKDLTQETFMKAWEYRDKFRGESEASTWIFRIAYNCAVDYLRKNKKLEELPIIEVENSLESDLSNRQLVDLMLSSLSIENRAVVVLFYLEDQSIKEISEALSIPEGTVKSRLSQARTRMTELMARKGVQV encoded by the coding sequence GTGAGCGCTAAAACTGCAGAGTCATTTCATAAACTTTATGAAGTCCATGCCACGAAAGTGCGTGGTCTTCTTTTTCGTTTAGCGGGAGAAGGTCCTTTGAAGGATCTCACGCAAGAAACGTTTATGAAGGCCTGGGAGTATCGAGATAAGTTTCGTGGCGAAAGTGAAGCTTCGACCTGGATCTTTCGAATCGCCTATAACTGTGCCGTCGATTATCTTCGTAAGAATAAAAAATTAGAAGAGCTTCCAATCATCGAAGTGGAAAACTCTTTAGAGTCTGATCTTTCCAACCGTCAACTGGTGGATCTTATGCTTTCCTCTTTGAGCATTGAGAATCGCGCCGTTGTCGTTTTGTTTTATCTGGAGGATCAGAGCATTAAAGAAATATCTGAAGCGCTCAGTATTCCGGAAGGTACGGTGAAGTCGCGCTTGAGTCAGGCGCGCACGAGGATGACTGAACTCATGGCCAGAAAAGGAGTGCAAGTATGA
- a CDS encoding DUF1904 domain-containing protein produces the protein MPHIRMRAIKTEVVSQMSFELPKILAAEMSTSEDNFTFEAVATQFFNMGKADASYPFIEVLWFARSQEVQNRCAEIITTKVKEAMKCDDVVVVFQVLEKTAYYENGKHF, from the coding sequence ATGCCTCATATTCGCATGCGCGCAATTAAAACCGAAGTTGTAAGCCAAATGAGTTTTGAACTGCCAAAAATCTTGGCGGCAGAGATGAGTACCTCTGAAGATAATTTCACTTTCGAAGCTGTTGCGACTCAATTTTTCAATATGGGAAAAGCCGACGCTTCTTATCCCTTTATCGAAGTTCTGTGGTTCGCGCGTTCACAAGAAGTGCAGAATCGCTGTGCCGAAATTATTACTACAAAAGTAAAAGAAGCGATGAAGTGTGACGATGTCGTCGTTGTGTTTCAAGTTTTGGAAAAAACAGCGTATTACGAAAATGGAAAACATTTCTAA
- a CDS encoding M24 family metallopeptidase — translation MSEAVRKIDIVRELMKAHDLEAVLLKGVDWFSWVTGGGNSVVIYTSEVGVAEVLITQEKAWVLTDAIERERLLNEEVPPIFALLAFPWENINSSQDFVHQHLKISRCASDRPSSRELPLHFDFHKAKMTLGDDEVERYRKLGKDAAEAMTEALSFATPEWTEFDVASEGARSLLRRGIDPTLVMVGSHRRMQIYRHPIATEEKIGDAAMMVFCARQGGLYANLTRFVYFRKLKDEEKRHHQHVMEVENAVLKACLKKPSMSSLYQVLKSSYTQRGYPEEVHRHHQGGLTGYLSREHVARPESPEDFRIFDSCAVAWNPTLPGAKIEDTILVNDKGLEILTVDERWPTQEYEGLRRPQPWIKEP, via the coding sequence ATGAGTGAGGCGGTCAGAAAAATCGACATTGTGCGCGAGCTCATGAAGGCTCATGACTTAGAGGCCGTCTTACTAAAAGGTGTAGACTGGTTTAGCTGGGTCACCGGTGGCGGAAATAGCGTCGTCATCTATACTTCCGAAGTCGGTGTCGCTGAAGTTCTTATAACACAAGAAAAAGCCTGGGTTCTTACCGATGCTATTGAGCGCGAAAGGCTTCTCAATGAGGAAGTGCCACCGATTTTCGCACTATTGGCATTTCCTTGGGAAAATATCAACTCCTCCCAAGACTTCGTTCATCAACACTTAAAGATTTCGCGATGTGCTTCGGATCGCCCCTCCAGTCGAGAACTTCCGCTGCACTTTGACTTTCACAAGGCAAAAATGACCTTAGGTGATGACGAGGTAGAACGTTATCGGAAACTAGGAAAAGACGCCGCAGAAGCCATGACGGAAGCGCTTTCTTTTGCGACACCTGAGTGGACTGAGTTTGACGTCGCTTCTGAAGGAGCGCGTTCTTTACTTCGCCGAGGAATCGATCCCACATTGGTCATGGTGGGCAGTCATCGACGCATGCAGATTTATCGCCATCCTATCGCGACTGAAGAAAAAATCGGTGACGCCGCCATGATGGTGTTCTGCGCCCGCCAAGGAGGGCTTTATGCAAATCTCACCCGCTTCGTTTACTTTCGCAAACTGAAAGACGAAGAAAAGCGGCATCATCAACATGTGATGGAAGTCGAAAACGCCGTCTTAAAAGCGTGTCTGAAAAAACCAAGTATGAGTTCTTTGTATCAAGTTTTAAAGAGTAGTTACACTCAGCGCGGATATCCGGAAGAGGTTCATCGCCATCATCAAGGAGGGCTCACAGGGTATCTTTCCCGGGAACACGTGGCGCGCCCCGAGTCGCCAGAAGACTTTCGCATATTTGATTCTTGCGCGGTCGCGTGGAACCCAACACTGCCAGGAGCAAAAATTGAAGATACGATATTAGTAAACGATAAAGGTCTAGAAATCCTTACTGTTGACGAGCGCTGGCCAACACAAGAATACGAAGGACTGCGCCGTCCTCAACCTTGGATCAAAGAACCTTAG
- a CDS encoding methyltransferase domain-containing protein: MSKDTWNPQQYHKFVNERSQPFFDLMEMVDSKTSLRRVVDLGCGAGDLTETLHRTMHAQETLGFDTSDAMLEKAKNISVEGLHFKKESIENIGQHGKFDLIFSNAAIQWCENHPALYKELKDSLQPQGQLAVQMPMNHDYPTHILAVRMSEEEKWLKLLQGESYKQHLTMLTPEAYATLLFRLGFKEQKVLQRVYAHVMNSREDVISWVKGSLLTYFQSRLSADDFSDFTEEYKERLFHELPDDKPFFYPFKRILMWARL; this comes from the coding sequence ATGAGTAAAGATACTTGGAATCCCCAGCAATATCATAAATTCGTTAACGAACGTTCTCAGCCCTTCTTCGATCTGATGGAAATGGTGGACAGTAAAACTTCCCTACGACGCGTGGTGGACCTCGGCTGCGGCGCCGGGGATTTGACCGAAACTCTACATCGGACGATGCATGCTCAAGAAACTTTGGGTTTTGATACTTCAGATGCGATGCTAGAAAAGGCGAAAAATATTTCTGTCGAAGGTTTGCATTTTAAAAAAGAATCCATTGAAAACATCGGGCAACACGGAAAGTTTGATTTGATATTTTCAAACGCGGCAATTCAATGGTGTGAGAATCATCCGGCCCTTTACAAAGAGCTCAAAGATTCTTTGCAACCTCAGGGACAGCTCGCCGTTCAAATGCCAATGAATCACGACTATCCGACACATATTCTTGCCGTCCGCATGAGCGAAGAAGAAAAGTGGTTAAAACTTTTGCAAGGGGAATCCTACAAACAACATCTGACCATGTTGACTCCCGAAGCTTACGCGACCCTTCTTTTTAGATTGGGCTTTAAAGAGCAGAAAGTCCTTCAACGAGTTTATGCCCACGTTATGAACTCACGTGAAGATGTCATCAGTTGGGTGAAAGGAAGCCTGCTCACTTACTTCCAAAGCAGACTCTCTGCAGATGATTTTTCCGATTTTACGGAAGAATACAAAGAGCGCCTTTTTCACGAACTTCCTGATGACAAACCTTTTTTCTATCCGTTCAAACGCATCCTAATGTGGGCGCGATTGTAG
- a CDS encoding carboxylesterase/lipase family protein yields MKLFLFVLSTMMIGLQTIASPRLQISTGQLEGTFGAYDTEAFLGIPYASPPVGHLRWKAPRAVRAWKANLKAKELPSVCPQIGNYFSNVPSSQFGVPVGNEDCLYLNVWKPKASKEKLPVVFWIHGGSNFKGTASDPLYDGSYLAASAHVVFVSVNYRLGLLGAISSHYLDGNKWDRSGNFTTLDLVSALTWVQKNIEHFDGDINNVTIMGQSAGCMNVWGLLQTPLAKNLFHKAVCSAGLPNIYPRKLAESRATDFLETLILNRGLVDSKDEAADFLKTRSREWLRKFMSSLSTDEIIRAQHYSVPLQHFVDDFVFPVGLQETVLGKYHQVPLIIGSTDDEATYLIGSYFLKPSATELWNLIQNSPADLSVHDLIKVDANTYRATTASGSLAMSQTTDALSHLMRTHQDNVYKYTFKWKQTPSPWKEVFGAVHGMDAMFYLGNFETEKENFARFAWTKENKKSREELRATMSHYFRSFFWTGSPNLLLPKKLPPWEKEITFE; encoded by the coding sequence ATGAAGCTTTTTTTATTTGTGCTTTCCACAATGATGATAGGACTCCAAACAATCGCTTCTCCCCGATTGCAAATTAGCACAGGCCAACTTGAAGGGACTTTCGGGGCCTATGATACCGAAGCATTTCTAGGAATTCCTTATGCCTCCCCACCCGTGGGCCATCTTCGTTGGAAAGCACCTCGGGCCGTGAGGGCGTGGAAGGCAAATTTAAAGGCCAAGGAGCTTCCCTCCGTCTGTCCTCAGATCGGCAACTACTTTTCAAATGTTCCTTCTTCACAATTCGGAGTTCCCGTAGGGAACGAAGATTGTCTTTACCTTAATGTATGGAAACCGAAAGCTTCCAAAGAAAAACTCCCCGTCGTTTTTTGGATTCACGGTGGGTCTAACTTTAAAGGAACAGCATCGGACCCTCTGTATGATGGATCCTATTTAGCCGCGAGCGCTCATGTCGTATTCGTTAGCGTCAATTATCGTTTAGGACTTCTGGGGGCAATATCTTCTCACTATTTAGATGGAAATAAATGGGACCGGTCCGGAAATTTCACAACCTTGGATTTAGTCAGTGCTTTAACCTGGGTGCAAAAAAATATTGAACACTTTGACGGCGATATCAATAACGTAACCATTATGGGTCAATCCGCTGGGTGTATGAATGTCTGGGGACTTTTGCAAACGCCCCTTGCAAAGAATCTATTTCATAAAGCGGTGTGCTCTGCAGGTCTCCCGAATATTTATCCTCGGAAGCTTGCTGAGTCCCGCGCCACAGATTTTTTGGAAACTCTGATCCTGAATAGAGGACTTGTCGATTCCAAAGACGAAGCCGCTGACTTCCTGAAAACTAGAAGCCGTGAATGGCTCCGAAAATTTATGTCTTCTTTGAGCACAGACGAAATCATTCGTGCTCAACATTATTCGGTCCCTCTTCAACATTTCGTGGACGATTTTGTTTTTCCGGTGGGCCTCCAAGAGACCGTTTTAGGAAAGTACCACCAGGTTCCTTTAATAATAGGTTCTACGGACGATGAAGCCACCTATCTTATTGGCAGCTACTTCTTAAAGCCTTCTGCCACGGAACTTTGGAATCTGATTCAAAACTCGCCGGCGGATCTTTCAGTGCATGATTTAATCAAGGTTGACGCCAACACTTATCGTGCAACAACGGCGTCAGGAAGTCTTGCAATGTCTCAAACCACAGACGCTCTTTCGCATCTTATGCGCACTCATCAGGACAACGTCTATAAATACACTTTTAAATGGAAGCAGACCCCTTCCCCTTGGAAGGAAGTTTTCGGCGCGGTTCACGGAATGGACGCTATGTTTTACTTAGGTAACTTCGAAACTGAAAAAGAAAATTTCGCGCGCTTTGCTTGGACCAAAGAAAATAAAAAATCCAGAGAAGAACTGCGTGCGACGATGTCACACTATTTTAGATCATTTTTTTGGACTGGAAGTCCCAACCTTCTTCTTCCCAAGAAGCTTCCTCCCTGGGAAAAAGAAATCACTTTTGAATAA
- a CDS encoding OmpA family protein: MKTLILTAILCVGSFSYANQADQESTSSTMEFTREEAETAPRGLLPFIGLGGGYTGYDEDGSAEGTPATLKLLGSWYLQAPVVFDLGYGVNNQQFSQAGDNEDTAMTGGALEFAARYRWDSTRWQAGVVGNQFYEQGQDLGADQGDAHFVGLQALKEFNLSPSWLARLGARAMAMTNTVDNNVYMYLIDLQIGWNPSAYRTSVRTTENPVETEETIVEEVVEPARPVADVEPAAALGAVGLTALVEDESNIEFPTAKATVSPEDKEKLASIAGVLEENKDLYDRVEIHGYADSTGSEQFNQQLSEQRAEQVRSILQQNGLDDVDVAAVGKGTADSTGMQDSDRRAELIFIGVKDEAKLREALSTIE; encoded by the coding sequence ATGAAAACACTGATCCTCACTGCAATACTATGCGTTGGTTCCTTTTCTTACGCGAATCAAGCAGACCAAGAGTCAACATCCAGTACGATGGAGTTCACTCGAGAAGAAGCTGAAACAGCTCCCCGAGGCCTCTTACCCTTCATTGGGCTAGGTGGTGGTTACACTGGATATGACGAAGATGGTTCCGCGGAAGGAACACCCGCAACACTCAAATTATTAGGTTCCTGGTACCTACAGGCCCCCGTGGTTTTTGACCTAGGTTACGGGGTGAACAACCAACAATTCTCACAAGCTGGTGACAATGAAGACACAGCCATGACAGGTGGCGCGTTGGAATTTGCGGCTCGCTATCGCTGGGATAGTACACGTTGGCAAGCCGGTGTCGTAGGCAACCAATTTTATGAACAAGGTCAGGACTTAGGCGCCGATCAAGGGGACGCGCACTTCGTTGGCTTGCAAGCTTTGAAAGAATTCAATCTTTCACCAAGTTGGTTAGCCCGCTTAGGAGCCCGCGCGATGGCGATGACAAATACTGTAGATAATAACGTCTACATGTATTTGATTGATTTGCAAATCGGTTGGAACCCTTCGGCGTACAGAACTTCGGTCAGAACAACAGAAAATCCTGTCGAGACTGAAGAAACTATCGTTGAAGAGGTTGTCGAACCTGCTCGTCCTGTCGCGGATGTTGAACCCGCTGCCGCCCTGGGAGCCGTTGGCTTAACAGCCTTAGTTGAAGATGAATCCAATATCGAGTTCCCGACAGCTAAAGCCACGGTCTCTCCCGAAGATAAAGAGAAACTGGCTAGCATCGCCGGTGTCCTCGAGGAAAATAAAGACCTCTATGATCGAGTTGAAATCCACGGATACGCCGATTCTACAGGAAGTGAACAATTCAACCAACAACTGTCTGAACAACGTGCCGAACAGGTTCGTTCCATCTTACAACAAAATGGTTTAGATGATGTCGATGTCGCCGCTGTCGGTAAAGGAACTGCCGATTCTACCGGCATGCAAGATTCGGATCGTCGCGCCGAATTGATCTTTATTGGGGTCAAAGATGAGGCGAAACTTCGTGAGGCTTTATCAACGATTGAATAA
- a CDS encoding VOC family protein — protein sequence MLQDILINIDVDNSERAVKFYTEALGFKIGRRFDSKFIELIGSSFSLFLLENETGTLPYPGAMAGRNYSRHWSPVHLDFVVSSIAESKKQVLSAGAKLETDIRIEPYGKLATFSDPFGHGFCLIEFTGRGYDEIKKL from the coding sequence ATGTTACAAGATATATTAATAAATATCGACGTCGACAACTCAGAACGGGCCGTGAAGTTTTATACGGAAGCTTTGGGATTTAAAATAGGCCGTCGCTTCGACTCTAAATTTATTGAACTTATCGGCAGTTCCTTCTCCCTTTTTCTTTTAGAAAACGAGACAGGAACCCTTCCTTACCCCGGAGCCATGGCGGGGCGGAATTATTCTCGACACTGGAGTCCGGTTCACTTGGACTTTGTCGTTTCATCAATAGCTGAAAGCAAAAAACAAGTGTTGAGTGCCGGTGCAAAATTAGAAACCGACATTCGTATCGAACCCTATGGCAAGCTCGCCACGTTTTCAGATCCTTTCGGCCACGGCTTTTGCCTGATCGAATTTACGGGAAGAGGCTATGACGAAATCAAGAAGCTTTAA